The Zygotorulaspora mrakii chromosome 3, complete sequence genome includes a region encoding these proteins:
- the CDC12 gene encoding septin CDC12 (similar to Saccharomyces cerevisiae CDC12 (YHR107C); ancestral locus Anc_5.412) — translation MTVDMISASESVPAIGISNIPNQRYKIVSERGGTLTMMVCGESGLGKTTFVNTLFQTTLKHSDAQQRRHLPIKRTVEIDIIRAVLEEKDFHLRVNVIDTPGFGDNVNNNKSWQPIIDFIDDQHDSYMRQEQQPYRDTKYDLRVHAVLYFIRPTGHGLKPLDIETMKRISTRANLIPVIAKADTLSSQELTAFKLRIRQVIEAQEIRIFTPPLEKEVGDSNQDIAAVEHARQLIESMPFAIVGSEKKYDNGQGKQVLGRKYPWGLVEVENDAHCDFRKLRSLLLRTNLLDIVLTTEEIHYETFRRLRLEGNQESNGNGEPTVPLRAPARKLSHNPKYKDEENALKKYFTDQVKAEEQRFRQWEQNIVNERIRLNGDLEEIQNKVKKLEDQVRNLQLKKR, via the coding sequence ATGACTGTGGACATGATCTCGGCCAGTGAAAGCGTACCTGCGATCGGTATTTCCAATATACCAAACCAGCGGTATAAGATAGTTAGTGAAAGGGGAGGCACGCTGACGATGATGGTTTGTGGTGAGAGTGGTCTCGGTAAGACAACGTTTGTGAACACGCTTTTCCAAACGACTTTGAAGCACAGTGATGCGCAGCAACGTCGTCATTTGCCTATAAAACGCACTGTTGAAATCGACATTATCCGTGCTGTATTGGAAGAGAAAGATTTCCATTTGCGCGTGAACGTCATTGATACACCTGGTTTTGGTGACAACgttaataataataaatcTTGGCAGCCGATTATAGATTTCATTGATGACCAGCATGATTCTTACATGCGTCAGGAGCAGCAGCCGTACCGTGATACCAAGTACGATCTGAGGGTGCATGCAGTTCTTTATTTCATCAGACCAACAGGTCATGGGTTGAAGCCATTGGATATCGAGACAATGAAACGTATTTCAACAAGAGCGAATTTGATTCCCGTGATTGCGAAAGCCGACACACTAAGCTCTCAAGAATTGACAGCTTTCAAATTGAGGATTAGACAAGTGATTGAAGCTCAAGAGATTCGAATCTTCACGCCACCGCTAGAGAAGGAAGTGGGTGACTCCAATCAAGACATCGCAGCGGTTGAACATGCAAGACAATTAATTGAATCGATGCCGTTCGCTATTGTTGGATCcgagaaaaaatatgataaTGGACAGGGTAAACAAGTTCTTGGTAGAAAGTATCCATGGGGTTTAGTGGAAGTTGAGAATGATGCACATTGTGACTTCCGCAAATTGAGAAGTCTTTTACTGAGGACGAATTTACTTGATATAGTTTTAACCACAGAGGAAATCCACTACGAAACCTTCAGAAGATTGAGACTTGAGGGTAATCAGGAAAGCAATGGTAATGGCGAGCCAACAGTACCTTTAAGGGCACCAGCAAGAAAGTTATCACATAATCCAAAGTATaaagatgaggaaaatgcattaaaaaaatacttCACTGATCAAGTTAAGGCTGAAGAACAAAGATTTAGACAATGGGAACAAAATATTGTTAATGAAAGAATTAGATTGAATGGTGATCTAGAAGAGATTCAAAATAAGgtaaaaaaacttgaagaTC